Genomic segment of Candidatus Planktophila sp.:
GAAGGCGCCGAATACTGCAGATGCAATTAAGATTGCACTGTAAACAGCTGATTCAAAACCGACTGAAATACCAGCCAAAATCACGGTTGCTGCGCCGGTTTCAGAGGATGCGGCAACGTCATTTACTGGACGCTTACCTGTCTCAGTGAAGTAACCGGTAAGAACCTGAATTGCTGCAGCAAGTGCGATACCAATTAATACCGCACCGATTGCGAGTACTCGAGGATTTGTATTACCAGCCGCAGTTACTGCATCTGGCGTTAAACCTGTGAGTAGTTTGAAATCAGATGGTAGGTATGTAAATGTTGCGAGCGCAGTTAAACCTGCACTAATGATGGCTGAAATAAAGAATGAACGGTTTATAGCGCTCATCGCTGATTTATCAGTACTGCGAAGTTTTGTTAGGAAGATTCCTATTACCGCAGTGACGGTTCCGATTGCTGGAACGATTAATGGATAGATAAGTCCAGCATCACCGAAAGCGGCTTTACCGAGAATCAGCGCGGCAACGAGAGTTACCGCATATGACTCGAACAAATCTGCGGCCATTCCAGCGCAGTCTCCGACGTTATCTCCAACATTGTCAGCGATCGTCGCCGCGTTGCGCGGGTCATCCTCTGGAATATTTTTCTCAACTTTACCAACTAGGTCCGCACCAACATCTGCGGCCTTAGTAAAGATTCCGCCACCAACGCGCATAAACATCGCGAGCATCGCTGCGCCAAAGCCGAAGCCCTCAAGAACCGATGGTGCATTTTCGCGGTAGATAATGACAACAAGTGAGGCGCCGATAAGACCAAGACCCACCGTGGTCATACCAACGACTCCGCCAGTGCGGAAAGCGATTTGAACGGCCTTCTGATCATCCTGATGACGTGCTGCATCTGCAACGCGTACATTTGCGCGAACTGCAAGCCACATGCCGTTGTAACCGACCAAAGCAGAAAACGCCGCACCGACTAGGAAGAAGATTGATCGACCGATACGAATTTCGGCATCTCCGGGAAGTGCGAATAGAAGTACGAAGACGATTGCTACAAAATAAGAAAGAGTTCGGAACTGGCGTGATAAGAAAGCGGCAGCTCCCTCTTGAACCGCCTCTGCGATTTCACGCATCTTGGCTGTGCCATCAGATGCGGCCAAAACCTGCGCGCGTAATGCGTAGGCAATACCTAACGCCCCGAGCGAAATCGCAAGGACTACATAGACGAGATTGAGGTTTGATCCAGTTACTTGTACGAGTGATACGGTGCTTGAAGCACGCATAAGTTCTCCTCCATTGGAGTTTCAGGACGCCTAGTCGAGTTAGTTGGCGCGAAGACTAGGGAAGTTTAAGCACAAAAGGGGTAAAAAGTGAAAACATACATATCTTATTAACCACGTTATAGGCTCATGCCATGAGTTTTCCAACTGATTTCATCTGGGGTGCGGCTACTTCGAGCTATCAAATCGAGGGCGCTGCCCAAGAAGATGGGCGGGGGGTCTCGATCTGGGATACATTCTCAAAAACTCCGGGCAAAGTGGCACATGGAGATACGGGCGATGTCGCCAATGACCATTACCACCGCTACCCCCAAGATATCGCCTTAATGAAGGAGATTGGCCTGCAGGGTTATCGTTTTTCATTTGCCTGGCCTCGAATGTTTCCACTAGGCGATGGGGTGAGGGAAGAACGTGGCTTTGATTTCTACGATCGATTGATCGATAGCCTGCTTGAAGCCGGTATCGAGCCTTTGGCAACGTTGTATCACTGGGATTTACCACAGGCGCTGGAAAATAAAGGTGGCTGGGTTAATCGCGACATCGTTAGCCGATTTGCTGATTATTCAACGGCCGTCGTCGAGCATTTTGGCGATCGTGTTAAGAAATTTACCCCAATCAATGAGCCTTGGGTCGTCGCCTGGCTCGGACATGGCATTGGTATCCATGCACCGGGAATAAAGGATCGAGCATCTGCATTTGCCGTTGCACATCACACGGTGCTGGCCCATGCTGCATCAACGAATGCAATGCGTGCGGTTCGAAGTGATATTTTAACTGGTCCAGTTCTAAACCAAGCTAACTACGTTCCCGATGATGCGAATGATCCCTTCCAAGCACATACTGCAGAAGTATTAGATGCAGTACAAAATCGATTCTGGATGGATGCATTTATGTATGGGAGTTATCCCGAGATTTTATTGAAAAAGTTTGGCGCAGAGTTAAGTGCAGTCATAAAGGAGGGCGACCTGCAAGCGGCAAGAGTCAAAAATGATTTCATTGGAATTAACTTTTACTTCGATAGTCGAGTCGGAGCTGAAGTTGAGGGTTTAGATCAATGGCACTCAATCTCATCTCTATTTGTGGCTGCTAGTAATGAAACTCCGAGTGGCCCATTGACCGATATGGGTTGGCCTCTAACACCAGAGGGTTTAGAGAATTTACTAGTGCGTTGGCATAAAGAACACGGTGACAAACTGCCAGATTTATATATTACTGAAAATGGCGTGGCATATGGCGATGGACCAGATAGTGAGGGTCGAATTAGGGATCTTCGTCGAATCGACTACCTCCGTACTCATTTGAAGGCCGTTTCAAAGGCTATTGATCAAGGTGCCCCGGTTAAGGGTTATTACCAATGGTCACTCATGGATAACTTTGAATGGGCACTTGGATATG
This window contains:
- a CDS encoding sodium-translocating pyrophosphatase; its protein translation is MRASSTVSLVQVTGSNLNLVYVVLAISLGALGIAYALRAQVLAASDGTAKMREIAEAVQEGAAAFLSRQFRTLSYFVAIVFVLLFALPGDAEIRIGRSIFFLVGAAFSALVGYNGMWLAVRANVRVADAARHQDDQKAVQIAFRTGGVVGMTTVGLGLIGASLVVIIYRENAPSVLEGFGFGAAMLAMFMRVGGGIFTKAADVGADLVGKVEKNIPEDDPRNAATIADNVGDNVGDCAGMAADLFESYAVTLVAALILGKAAFGDAGLIYPLIVPAIGTVTAVIGIFLTKLRSTDKSAMSAINRSFFISAIISAGLTALATFTYLPSDFKLLTGLTPDAVTAAGNTNPRVLAIGAVLIGIALAAAIQVLTGYFTETGKRPVNDVAASSETGAATVILAGISVGFESAVYSAILIASAVFGAFLLGGGSIVLSLLAIALAGTGLLTTVGVIVAMDTFGPISDNAQGIAEMSGDVEGEGSKILTSLDAVGNTTKAITKGIAIATAVLAATALFGAFTDAIKQAVLDAGQKSVDLALQYQGVLDVANPRNLVGLIIGAAVVFLFSGLAVNAVSRAAGAVVVEVRKQFIEHPGIMKGTEKPDYGRVVDICTRDSLRELATPGLLAVMAPIAVGFGLGVGALGAYLAGAIGTGTLMAVFLSNSGGAWDNAKKMVEDGHHGGKNSDAHAATIIGDTVGDPFKDTAGPAINPLIKVMNLVGLLITPAIVSLALGGSTIISTLIGIGATLVIIAALIRNRRQATAILN
- a CDS encoding GH1 family beta-glucosidase; this translates as MSFPTDFIWGAATSSYQIEGAAQEDGRGVSIWDTFSKTPGKVAHGDTGDVANDHYHRYPQDIALMKEIGLQGYRFSFAWPRMFPLGDGVREERGFDFYDRLIDSLLEAGIEPLATLYHWDLPQALENKGGWVNRDIVSRFADYSTAVVEHFGDRVKKFTPINEPWVVAWLGHGIGIHAPGIKDRASAFAVAHHTVLAHAASTNAMRAVRSDILTGPVLNQANYVPDDANDPFQAHTAEVLDAVQNRFWMDAFMYGSYPEILLKKFGAELSAVIKEGDLQAARVKNDFIGINFYFDSRVGAEVEGLDQWHSISSLFVAASNETPSGPLTDMGWPLTPEGLENLLVRWHKEHGDKLPDLYITENGVAYGDGPDSEGRIRDLRRIDYLRTHLKAVSKAIDQGAPVKGYYQWSLMDNFEWALGYEKRFGIVYVDFDTQERIIKDSGYWYRDQILNNGAVI